Proteins from one Candidatus Polarisedimenticolia bacterium genomic window:
- a CDS encoding AAA family ATPase has translation MDNLKPPLEDLDQKRLEARIRDLSRRFFAGRKVDDLETWHLVQVVEHCSRAISDVYRTVDLEQILRGSVRRPQDLQDLLAPESKSASGPLHRVTRVPDEVRGIGDRCLYDVGMAGVKDYQGLSLEKLGVRSYRMAADILAILANERELREIFQQNRVRSLPIEEEVAFLRQCATRFNLYARLLASLREETLVPSTSTMIPAALPGEPDEPEEESENPETTSSAKSSARLSQPDESRDTVLSRYERILLFAGTDIESLRRELNHLVVDQPAAVEALCDDLLLNGTGTQVKGAPQCYFLVGPTGVGKNHLMESLARVLGRLWGLEIPFLIIEGPQYTHPSDVHDLRGATRGFIRSDEPGILAEFHERSSQSPLSILLVDEVEKADPQLQRFFLPIMDRGFFHDNRGRRLGFEGSLIAFTSNLGYSTSDLTMDPIGYRGGTEERLRRRGTEAERHMRKNLAPEFLARLRTIRFAGLSRESMAAILELETARVFQRFRELHDLEIVLTPSAREALLSEGFSPAHGARRLSAVIRQHCNVEVSRRIKRDDLSGSGERHDTIQYVRELRKGERAFERSAVEATVREIARAVLPYRRLQIDHDGEAFRYEGLAE, from the coding sequence TCTTTGCGGGTCGCAAGGTCGACGACCTCGAGACCTGGCACCTGGTCCAGGTGGTCGAACACTGCTCGCGGGCGATTTCGGATGTCTACCGCACGGTAGATCTGGAGCAGATTCTCAGGGGCAGCGTGCGCCGCCCGCAGGATCTTCAGGACCTGCTTGCTCCCGAGTCGAAATCCGCGTCTGGCCCGCTGCACCGGGTCACCCGGGTGCCGGACGAGGTGCGGGGTATCGGCGATCGATGCCTCTACGACGTCGGCATGGCCGGCGTCAAGGATTACCAGGGATTGTCGCTCGAGAAGCTGGGAGTGCGCTCCTATCGGATGGCGGCGGACATCCTGGCGATTCTCGCCAATGAGCGTGAGCTGCGAGAGATCTTCCAGCAAAACCGCGTGCGCTCGCTGCCTATCGAGGAAGAGGTGGCCTTCCTGCGCCAATGCGCCACCCGCTTCAATCTTTACGCGCGACTACTTGCGAGCCTGCGCGAAGAGACGCTGGTTCCTTCGACGTCCACGATGATCCCGGCAGCTCTTCCCGGGGAGCCGGATGAGCCAGAGGAGGAGTCGGAGAACCCGGAGACGACGTCCTCCGCAAAATCTTCCGCAAGGTTGAGCCAGCCCGACGAGTCCCGTGACACCGTGCTCTCTCGATATGAGCGGATTCTCCTGTTTGCCGGGACCGATATCGAATCGCTCCGGCGCGAGCTGAACCACCTCGTCGTCGATCAGCCCGCGGCGGTCGAGGCCTTGTGCGACGACCTGCTGCTCAACGGCACCGGGACCCAGGTCAAGGGAGCACCGCAATGCTATTTCCTGGTGGGGCCGACCGGAGTTGGAAAGAATCACCTCATGGAATCCCTGGCGCGTGTCCTGGGGCGGCTCTGGGGGCTCGAGATTCCTTTCCTGATCATCGAGGGGCCTCAGTACACCCACCCGTCGGACGTCCATGACCTACGCGGCGCCACCCGCGGGTTCATCCGCAGTGACGAGCCTGGAATCCTCGCCGAGTTCCACGAACGTTCCTCGCAGTCGCCTTTATCGATTCTCCTGGTGGACGAGGTCGAGAAAGCCGATCCTCAGCTGCAGAGATTCTTTTTGCCGATCATGGACCGCGGTTTTTTTCACGACAATCGCGGCCGGCGCCTCGGGTTCGAAGGAAGCCTAATCGCCTTCACCTCCAACCTCGGTTATTCGACTTCCGATCTGACGATGGATCCCATCGGGTACCGCGGCGGAACCGAGGAGCGCCTCCGTCGACGAGGGACCGAAGCCGAGAGACACATGAGGAAGAATCTGGCGCCTGAGTTCCTGGCGCGTCTCCGAACCATCCGGTTCGCCGGCCTGTCGCGCGAATCCATGGCGGCCATCCTCGAGCTTGAAACCGCGCGGGTCTTCCAGCGATTCAGGGAGCTGCACGACCTGGAGATCGTGCTGACGCCATCGGCCCGCGAGGCGCTGCTGAGCGAGGGCTTCAGCCCGGCCCATGGGGCGCGGCGTCTGTCCGCGGTCATCCGCCAGCACTGCAATGTCGAGGTCAGCCGGCGGATCAAGAGAGACGATCTGTCGGGCTCCGGAGAGCGGCACGACACGATCCAGTACGTCCGCGAGCTCAGGAAAGGAGAGAGAGCCTTCGAGCGGTCTGCGGTGGAAGCTACAGTCCGGGAGATCGCCAGGGCCGTCCTGCCCTATCGCCGGCTGCAAATCGACCACGACGGGGAAGCCTTCCGATACGAGGGACTCGCCGAGTGA